The Daucus carota subsp. sativus chromosome 7, DH1 v3.0, whole genome shotgun sequence genome window below encodes:
- the LOC108196483 gene encoding suppressor of mec-8 and unc-52 protein homolog 2, which produces MSSSHKKNHKDRIPRRKEEKKVEEGAEAGPKYRDRAKERREDQNPDYEPNELGSFHAVAPPGNVDLLSADAQKISIEKSKYLGGDVEHTHLVKGLDYALLHKVRSELHKPDDGDDYDQKSRISKEEHPVSFRTANAKAIYQCIVKPQTIIKPSEMFLPGRMAFIFNMETGFSHDIPTTLQRSKADCPVPEEMITVSVDGSVLDQIAKIMSYLRLGSSGKVLKKKKKEKDAKAKVSLQTEYDDNVKAIKPGFIKNQMDREIIPPPPPPIKKNPSDFKEKIVPTVARAEEEDIFVGEGTDYAIPTKDMSQSPISEDMEESPRNKEKMTYFNEPVYGPVPPSEPTYGPVPPTEPSHDWQPLNGYDAMQAQAMIGAYQGEWQDYQYAEQIAYPDQYLQQEIQNYDIQADIDAQQDPRLMTQEQKDRGLGSVFKRDDQRLQQLREKDAREKDPNFISESYSECYPGYQEYNREVANSEDEEEDLSKMDMGGRAKGRLHRWDFETEEDWATYNEQKEAMPKAAYQFGVKMQDGRKTRKQNKDQKITNELHKINKILARKKMEKGETNDDGGYDDDSHPTKKSRI; this is translated from the exons ATGTCGTCTTCTCACAAGAAAAATCACAAAGACAGGATCCCTCGTCGCAA AGAGGAGAAGAAGGTGGAAGAAGGCGCTGAGGCGGGCCCTAAATACAGAGACCGAGCTAAGGAGCGCCGAGAAGATCAGAATCCTGATTACGAGCCCAATGAATTGGGTTCTTTTCACGCCGTGGCTCCTCCTGGAAATGTCGACCTCCT CTCTGCCGATGCGCAGAAGATATCAATTGAGAAGAGCAAGTATCTTGGAG GGGATGTTGAGCATACGCATTTGGTCAAAGGTTTGGATTATGCTTTACTTCACAAAGTCAGAAGTGAATTACACAAGCCCGACGATGGAGATGATTATGATCAGAAATCAAG AATATCTAAGGAAGAACATCCTGTTTCATTTCGCACTGCTAATGCAAAG GCAATTTATCAGTGCATAGTCAAGCCCCAAACTATCATTAAGCCCAGTGAAATGTTCCTACCTGGAAGGATGGCTTTTATATTTAACATG GAGACTGGTTTTTCCCATGACATTCCAACCACTCTGCAAAGGAGTAAAGCAGACTGTCCTGTGCCTGAG GAAATGATTACTGTTAGCGTGGATGGTTCTGTGCTGGATCAAATTGCTAAAATTATGTCATATCTTCGCCTTGGGTCATCTGGAAAggttttgaagaaaaagaagaaagaaaaggatGCAAAAG CAAAAGTATCACTTCAAACTGAATACGATGACAATGTAAAGGCCATTAAGCCTGGTTTCATCAAGAATCAAATGGATAGAGAAATCATCCCACCACCCCCACCACCCATCAAAAAGAATCCTTCGGACTTCAAAGAGAAAATAGTCCCGACTGTTGCTAGAGCTGAAGAAGAAGATATTTTTGTCGGGGAAGGGACTGATTATGCTATTCCTACCAAAGATATGAGCCAAAGCCCCATTTCTGAAGACATGGAAGAATCACCTCGGAACAAGGAAAAGATGACGTATTTTAATGAACCTGTATATGGTCCAGTGCCGCCCTCTGAGCCAACTTATGGTCCAGTACCACCGACTGAACCTTCTCACGATTGGCAACCACTG AATGGGTATGATGCTATGCAAGCACAAGCTATGATTGGTGCATATCAGGGAGAATGGCAGGATTATCAATATGCAGAGCAGATCGCTTATCCTGACCAATACCTCCAGCAGGAAATCCAGAACTATGATATCCAAGCAGATATAGATGCTCAGCAGGATCCACGATTAATGACGCAAGAGCAGAAAGATCGAGGTTTAGGGTCAGTATTCAAGCGGGATGATCAGAGGCTGCAACAGTTGCGAGAGAAAGATGCTCGAGAGAAGGATCCAAACTTTATATCAGAGAGTTATTCTGAATGCTATCCAGGATATCAAGAGTATAATCGTGAAGTTGCAAAcagtgaagatgaagaagaagatttATCAAAGATGGATATGGGTGGACGG GCAAAGGGCCGCCTTCACCGGTGGGACTTTGAAACAGAAGAAGATTGGGCAACATACAATGAACAAAAGGAAGCAATGCCAAAAGCTGCATATCAGTTTGGTGTGAAGATGCAAGATGGTCGAAAGACAAGAAAGCAAAACAAAGACCAGAAGATCACCAACGAGCTGCATAAGATTAACAAAATCCTTGCCAGAAAGAAGATGGAGAAGGGTGAAACAAATGATGATGGCGGGTATGATGATGATTCACATCCAACAAAGAAGAGTCGAATTTGA